One halophilic archaeon DL31 genomic region harbors:
- a CDS encoding hypothetical protein (KEGG: hbo:Hbor_27110 hypothetical protein) codes for MDLEQFRYYTAWHQHANQRSYEAPASPWRLLSVSPAVVDWYHPNLQLNWGLGRVEGGEWDDTSNCSHIRDTVIYQGLRECCVE; via the coding sequence ATGGATCTTGAACAGTTTCGCTACTACACTGCGTGGCACCAACACGCAAATCAGCGTTCTTACGAGGCTCCGGCCTCCCCGTGGAGGCTTCTCTCGGTGAGTCCAGCAGTAGTGGACTGGTACCATCCGAATCTTCAACTAAACTGGGGACTCGGTCGGGTGGAAGGTGGAGAGTGGGACGACACGAGCAACTGCTCACACATCCGAGACACCGTTATTTATCAAGGGCTCAGAGAGTGCTGTGTTGAATAG